The Parvularculales bacterium region TATCCAAGAGTTCATAAATGCTGGCACCATCCATATTGGCTCCTGGCATTACCAGTTTGGAGCCCCCAGCAGGAGCCGCAAACGCAATACTCCAAGCATTAGCATGAAACATAGGCACCACAGGCATCACAGAATCCACGCTGCGCAGACCTATAGCATCTGCTGCATTGGCCGCCAGAGTATGAATGACATTAGAGCGATGAGAATACACAACCCCCTTGGGGTTACCTGTTGTTCCCGATGTATAGCAAATGCCACAGGCATCGTTTTCATCCCCCGTCACCCAGTCAAAATTGCCGTCTTCCGCCGCCAACAGATCTTCATAACACAGCACATTGGGGAGCGTTGTCTCCGGCATGTGTTCTTTATCTGTCATGATGATATAATGTTTGACAGCCGTCAGCCTGTCTTGAAATCCCTCAAAAATAGCCGTCAGATTGGCATCCAGAAAAATAACTTTGTCCTCAGCATGATTGATAATGTACACCAGCTGATCAGCAAACAACCGCGGGTTCAGCGTATGACAGACAGCCCCCGCTCCCATAATGCCATACCAGACTTCCATGTGACGCCAGGTATTCCAAGCCATGGTGCCGAGAGCATCCCCTTTATTGATACCAAGCCTGACCAAGGCCTGCGATACCTTCCGAGCACGCAGATGCATGTCGGCGTATGAGCAACGATGTATCGGCCCCTCCAGAGAACGAGTTACAATTTCTCCTGTGCCATGATGAAGATGTGCATGATCCAGAATAGTATGCACCCGTAATGGCCAATCCTGCATTAAGCTTTTCATGATCTCTCTCCTGCTCTTCTTCTCCCGTGGTTACCCGCTTTTGGGTATCTCACCTGAAAAGGGCAACCCTCCCAATAGTGTATCGCCATTTACAATCTCCCGCAAATATTCCCACAATGGGCCTTAGATTGCAGAAAGAACGGAGGACAACTTATGGGGTAGAGTGGTATTATTGGAGCGAAGCGACGCTAGCGCGGGCCGTTTGCGACGGAACAGACGATATCTCGCAAACTGCTAGGGCATGGCTGGCCCGCCTCGAAGAGAAAAAAGACGCCCTAGAAGCTGTTATTGTCACTGTCCTGAGGAAGTTTGCCGCAAGGCTGATGAGGTTGATGCGATACCGCACAAAGGCATCGGTCAGGGTCCACACATTGTATAATGGATAACCCGTTATCTGTTGTACCTATACTTTCTCTAGACCAGAAATATGCTCCACCCCCAGAGGGTCTTGGTGTATCAACACCTCCGCTTTGGGATACGCTGCCATCACCCTCTCTTCAACTTCGTCCGATATCTGGTGCGCCTCCAAAATAGAAAGATCCGGCACCAACTCTATATGAAACTGAATAAATTGCCGTTGACCCGCACTCCGAGTGCGCAAATCATGCAAGCCTTTTACATCGCCATGGCCCAGCACAAGAGATTTAATCTGCGCTCGATCATCATCAGGCAGTTCGCGGTCCATGAGTTCATCCCACGATTGACTTATAATGCGCCACGCCCCCCAGATGATAATAAACGCAATCACAAGACCAAAAAACGGGTCTACCAGCGTCAGACCGAACCAGACGGACAAGACGATAGAAACAATCACCGCAATATTAACCATAAAGTCGCTCATATAGTGCAGATGATCAGCACCGATGGCCAACGAGCGGGTCAAACGGATGACATGGCGCTGATACAACACCAGCCCCAAAGTGGCTAAAGTTGACACCCCCATAACCCCAAGGGCCAACCCGGGATAGACAACAGGGTGAGGGTTAAGAAGACGCTCTGTTGCCTCACCGATAATCCAGATGGCTGACAGAGCTACCAGCAAAGACTGACCCAACCCCGCCATGGCCTCTGCCTTGCCATGACCAAAACGATGCTCCTCATCAGCCGGTGTTAAGGCATGACGCACCGCTACCAAATTGACTACAGAGGCTGCCATATCCAACCCCGAATCCAGCAGAGAGGCCAAAATAGCGACAGAATCTGAAAACCACCACGCCAGCGCCTTAAATGTAATCAAACAACAAGCCACCAAGATCGCTAACACCGTTGCGCGGCGCATCAAGATGGCAGCTTTTTCCGAACTAACAGAATTGGCAGGGCTGGCAGGATAAGACGTCATGAGGATATTATGGATAAAGCCGTGTTTTGTACCACGGCTGCTCAGCAGTGTCGCGGGTGAACAGTAGCCGATCATGAAGACGATGCCGCTTGCCGACCCAAAACTCAATAGAGGTGGGTACAAGCCTAAAACCGGACCAGTATGAGGGACGCGCAATATTACCCACCGCAAAGCGGGCAGTGTAAAGAGCAACCTGCTTTTCTAACTCCAGCGGCTTGGCAATAGGACGGGATTGAGGAGAAGCCCACGCCCCTATTCGGCTACCACGGGGACGAGTAGCAAAATACGCATCTGCCTCTCCATCACTCACCGACACCGTATGACCTCGCACCCGCACCTGTCGGCGCAAACTCTTCCAGTGAAAACACAACGCCGCCCGTGGTATATGCCCCAACTGAACCCCCTTAGCGCTCTCTAGATTGGTATAAAAAACAAACCCTCCCTCACCTACCTCTTTCAAAAGCACCATGCGAGCATCAGGCATGCCTGCTTCATCCACCGTTGCAAGGGTCATGGCTCCAGAGTCATTGAGCTCAGAAGCCTCCGCCTCCGACAGCCAAGACCGAAACAAGGTAAAGGGATTATCCGCCTCTACCTTCTCGTCCGGTGGCGACGATATAGACGTTTTTTGCTCACTCATTTCTGCTTCTCATGATTGATGCGGCCGCTCTGTTCCTATATAATGCGTCCATCTTCACCCATACAAGCAAGGAGTGGACGATAATATTATTATGTACCTATGGTCAGATATGTGACAAGCAGCAAAAACGGTAAATCTCTGGATAAAGAAGACAGACTCTATATACCCAGACCACCACTACCGGAGAAACACAAAGCGCCTATGGCACCACTTGCCATCAGCTGGGTGGAGAGTGGAAAATCATAAGTTAATACAGAAGGAAGTATCCTATGAGCCGACAAAACGGCTTAATGACCGGAAAACGTGGACTAGTGATGGGCGTTGCTAATAATCGCTCTATCGCTTGGGGCATTGCTAACGCTTGCGCTCAAGAAGGTGCCGAACTAGCCTTTACCTATCAAGGTGAACCACTAGGTAAGAGGGTGCGACCTCTTGCAGAAAGCATGGGTACGAGCCTCGTGTTACCGTGTGATGTCACCGAGGATGATGCGTTGGATGCAACCTTTGAAACGCTCAAAAAGGAATGGGGCGAGATTGACTTCATTGTCCATGCCATAGCTTATGCGGGTAAAGATGAACTTGAGGGCCGCTATGTGGACACAACCCTGAATAGTTTTCTTACCAGCCTGCATATCTCTTGTTATTCATTCACGGCTGTGTGCCAACGTGCGCAATCGTTGATGTCTGAGGGAGGTTCCCTACTCACTTTATCTTACTATGGTGCCGAGAAAGTTATCCCCCACTACAACGTCATGGGCGTGGCCAAGGCAGCCCTAGAGGCCAGCATACGGTATCTGGCTACCGACTTAGGGCCTCAGGGCATCCGCGTTAATGGTATTTCTGCGGGCCCAATTAAAACACTAGCGGCGTCCGGTGTTCGCGATTTTCGCTACATCCTGAAATGGAACGAATATAACTCTCCCCTAAAACGCACAGTCACCATAGAAGACGTAGGCAATGCTGGTGTTTATCTGTTAAGCGATTTAAGCCGTTCGGTCACAGGGGAAATTCACCATGTGGACTCCGGCTATCATGTTGTCGGTATGAAAGCCGAAGACGCACCTGATATCTCCACCGTGTAAAAAACAACGATTCTGGCCAGTGGTTGCCCCATACTTCCTTGTGTTAAGGTATGTTAAGGTACGTTGCTCCAACTAACCTCACACTCCCTATTCATCATGTCGCATAACAGTTTTGGGCATCTTTTTCGAGTTACCACATGGGGTGAATCCCACGGGATCGCGCTCGGGTGTGTGGTGGATGGCGTACCTCCCCGTCTGCCTATTAGCGAGGATGATATTCAATTCTGGCTTGAGCGCCGTCGCCCAGGGCAATCTCGCCATACCAGCCAACGCCAAGAATCTGACAAGGTAGAAATCCTATCAGGGGTGTTTGCCGACGATAAAACCGGTGAAACTCTCACAACCGGCGCGCCCATCTCTCTTATTATTCGCAATGAAGACCCACGCTCAAAAGATTACAGCGAGATTGCCGATAAGTTTCGTCCCGGGCATGGCGATTACACATGGTTGAAAAAATATGGCATCCGTGATTATCGCGGTGGCGGACGTGCCTCGGCGCGAGAGACAGCCGCACGGGTAGCGGCGGGCGCCATTGCGCGCAAAATTATCCCTGAGGTTGTTGTTCGCGCTGCACTGGTTGGTATCGGGCCCCACAGAATCAATCGCGATAATTGGGACTGGACCGAGATCGAGCGCAACCCATTTTGGTGTCCGGATGCTATCGCTGTACCGGATTGGGAAACTTTTCTAGATGAAACCCGAAAAGCCGGTTCGTCGTGTGGGGCCTTAATAGAAGTTGTAGCTTCCGGTGCACCAGTAGGATTAGGCGCTCCCCTTTACGGCAAACTGGATACGGACATTGCCGCGGCCCTGATGAGCATCAATGCGGTGAAAGGTGTTGAAATTGGCGATGGCTTTGCCGTAGCGAACCTTACCGGCACACAAAATGCCGATGAGATGCGCATGAGTGACGATGGCAAGCCGGTCTTTTTGTCCAACCACGCCGGAGGCATTTTGGGGGGTATTTCAACAGGTCAGGATATTGTAGCCCGTCTTGTAGTTAAACCCACGTCTTCTATTCTAACACCACGGCGTACCATTACCCGTAATGGCGAGGAAACCACCATCACCACTCGTGGCCGCCATGACCCGTGTGTTGGTATTCGTGCAGTACCAGTAGCAGAGGCTATGGTAGCCTGTGTTCTTGCCGATCATTTGTTGCGCCATCGCGGACAAATGGGGTCTGACGCGCTTTAAGTAATAGGCACCCTAGGCAATGGAAGGGAGTGTATCTGTGTTGCGACCCAGCACATCTAAGGCACACTGAACAACATCGGATGCTGTCAAACCTGCCTCCTCATACATACGTGCCGGGGTATCATGGTCAATAAACCTATCTGGCAAATATAACGTCCGCACTTTGGCCGCACCACCATCCAAAATCCCTTGGGCTGCAAAAAACTGCAATACATGAGCTCCAAAGCCCCCCGACGCTGACTCTTCAATGGTAATCAGCGCTTCATGATGAAGCGCCAAACGCATCAGTAATTCTTCATCCAAAGGTTTGGCAAAACGGGCATCCGCCACCGTAGCACTCACCCCATGGGCTGCCAACATATCAGCTGCCATAAGCGCTTCTGCGCATCGTGCCCCATAGCTAACAATGGCCACTGACATACCCTCTCGCAAAATGCGGCCCTTGCCGATCTCAAGCGGCTTTCCTCTCTCTGGCAACGCCACACCTGTGCCCACCCCACGGGGAAATCGAAAAGCGCACGGACCCTCATCAAATAAGCTGGCGGTAGCAACCATGTGGCATAATTCTGCCTCATCGGCGGCAGCCATTAACACAAAGTTGGGCAAAGTGGACAAAAAAGCCACATCAAAAGACCCCGCATGGGTTGGACCGTCAGCCCCCACAAGACCAGCCCGGTCAATTGCAAACCGTACCGATAATTTTTGTATGGCTACATCATGTACGATTTGGTCATAGGCTCGTTGCAAAAACGTTGAATAAATCGCCGTAAAAGGTTTCAGCCCTTCTGTTGCCAGACCGGCTGCAAAGGTAACACCATGCTGCTCGGCAATACCAACATCAAAGCAACGTTCAGGAAAAACATCTGCAAAACGATCAAGCCCCGTGCCCGATGGCATAGCTGCCGTAATGGCTACAATTTTGTCATCACGGCGAGCCTCCTCAATCAAACTATCCGCAAACACCTGCGTATAGTTTGGCGCTTTTGCAGCTGCTTTGTGTTGTGCGCCGGTAACAACATCAAAACGTGTAACGCCATGATATTTATCATCTGCGGCCTCGGCAGGAGGGTAACCCTTACCTTTTTTAGTGACAACATGAACCAAGATAGGGCCTTCTTTAGAGAGTTTGGCATTGCGCAAAACCGGCAATAGATGATCTAGGTTATGACCATCCACCGGCCCTACATAATAGAAGCCCAACTCGCCGAACAATGTGCCGCCTGTAGCGAGACCTCTGGCATATTCCTCCAGACGGCGCATAGTCTCGCGCAAGCGATAAGGCAATTTGTCCACCCAGCGTCTAGCAAAACTTCTAAACCCCATATAAGGACGACCCGACAACAACCGCGCTAAATGAGCGCTCATAGCTCCCACAGGCGGTGCTATAGACATATCATTGTCGTTCAACACAACGACCAAGCGTGAGTCCATCGCACCAGCGTTGTTCATGGCCTCGTACGCCATGCCAGCACTCATGGCTCCGTCACCTATCACACAGATAATATTATTTTCCTCATGGTTTAAGTCTCGCGCCACCGCCATACCAAGGCCTGCCGATATGGACGTAGAAGAATGCGCCGCCCCGAAAGGATCGTAGATACTCTCCGCACGTTTGGTAAACCCTGAAAGTCCCCCACCCTGACGCAAACTGGTCATGGCTTCGCGCCGTCCGGTCAAAATTTTATGAGGGTAAGCCTGATGTCCGACATCCCACACAAGTCTATCTGTTGGTGTGTCAAACACATAATGAAGTGCGATCGTCAGTTCCACAACCCCTAAACCAGCCCCTAGATGACCGCCGGTTTGAGAAACAACGTCTATCAGTTCCTGACGTAGTTCATCGGCTAATTGCGGCAAATCACCTGCTGACACCTCACGCAAGTCAGCAGGCGAGGCAATTTTATCCAGAAGAGGTTTTTGAGTATACATAGATGAAGAGACTTGGTTTATTGCTCACGCATTATAGCGAAACGGGCGGCGGCCTGCAAAATATCCGCCCGCGCACCAAAACATTCAAGATGCGTTACAGCCTCGCTCACCAACTCAACCGCCCGCTCAAAGGGCGTTGTGCCGTCAGCATCCAGCCTATCATCGGCAATCTGAAACGCCCGACCAACACAAAGGCCAAAATCTCTCATTCTGATGCGGTTTATCTCATCCGCTCCCCCCACAATCGCTCCCGCCTCACAGGCAAATCCCATAAGAGCACCGGTTTTCAAAGACCCTATACGAGAATCATTGACCCTCTCCGCACCACCACTTGTTATATCCAGCATCTGTCCACCCATCATGCCGTAACCTCCACAGGCTACCGCTAGACCAGATACCAAAGCGCACCGAACAGAGGCATCATCATGGGTTGCCTCCTCACCTAAAACCTCAAATGCCAACGTAAGCAATCCATTACCTGCTAACAATGCTGCCGCTTTTCCGTATTGGCGGTGCACCGTGGGTTGCCCATGACGGACATCATCATTATCCATACAAGGCAAATCGTCATGGATAAGAGAGTAAGCGTGGACACATTCAACGGCAGCAGCTACCCGAAGAGCCCGCATGGGCGGCGCCCTAAACAAACGCGCCACACTCAAAGTCAAATGGGGTCTAAACCGCTTGCCCCCTCCAAGCACCCCATAGCGCATAGCCTCAAACAATGTATTGAGAGCATCCGGCATATCAGCAGGATGAGGCAACAGGCTTCCAAGGGTTTGCTCAACCGCCGCTACATCTTCATATCGTTGACGAACAAACGTCTCATCATCTTTCAAGGACATCACCCATCATCGTCAACCTCATCCAGTGCCTCTACCGATGGAGCACCAGATGAAGAGATCGTTATTTTTTCGACGCGACTGCGGGCGTTCGCCAACAATGTCTCGCAATGGGTCTTTAGCAATACGCCCCGCTCATAAGAGGTAATAGACTCCTCTAGCGCCACTTCTCCGCGTTCCATGCTATCTACAATATCCTCCAGCGCTTTGAGAGCATCTTCAAAACTCAAGGCGCGAATATCATCGGGAAGGGGGGGAGTCTTGCGGGGCATATCAATATCCTTTAGTCCAGCACCGTTGCAGGATGACGTAGTAGCTCAGTCAGGATAAACTGGCACACACCTGACTTACGGGCAAGCGCAACCATAGTTCATTTTCATGACTTCTCCCTCTATTCTGCCCCCTGATGCCACAAACCTTGAGCTATGTGCCCAAGAGCTCCTTGCAGGGCAGTTGGTGGTATTTCCTACGGAAACCGTCTACGGATTGGGAGCGGATGCCACCAATGCTGAGGCTATTACCCGTATTTATGAAACCAAAAATCGCCCACGTTTTAATCCTCTCATTATTCATGCCGCCAGCCTTGAGGAGGCCGCACAGATAGGCTGGATTGAGGGAGCGTCCCTAGAGATTGCAGAAGCCGTGTGGCCCGGCCCTCTTACGCTAGTGGTACCCCGCTTGTCATCATGTCCTATACCTCCCCTCGCGTGCGCCGGACTCGATAGCATCGCTCTGCGAGTTCCCTCTCACCCTATTGCTACTAACCTTATCAAAGCTACGGGACGACCCCTAGCCGCACCTAGCGCCAACATATCTGGCAAAATTAGCCCCACCCGCGCCGTCCACGTCGCAACCAACCTTGCTAACGCTACAACTATCGCCGGTATTCTAGAAGGTGGCCCCTCATCCTTTGGCATTGAGTCCACCATTATCGGTTTTGCACCCGATGATACGCCTTATTTGCTGCGTTCCGGTGCTATAGAGCAACAACAAATAGAAACCATCCTCGGGCGTTCTCTTGTCATTCCCCCTAACGAGCCAGACAAAGCTGCCCGACAAGCACCCGGACGACTGGTGCGTCACTACGCACCGGACACCCCCTTGCGTCTGAATGCCGATGCTCTTGGCAAGGACGATGTCTTGCTGGCGTTTGGCCCTCATCCTTTATCTGAGGACGTACCTTATCTTAACCTCAGCCCATCAGGAGACGTGCGGGAGGCCGCTATGCATCTATTCGACTATCTACATACATTAGATGTCATCGTAAAAGATAGGAGAGTTGGAGATAGAAGGGGAGAGGCCAAAATCGAACAGGATAAATCCGCAGCCTCTCCTGTCATTGTCGTTATGCCTATTCCTCACCACGGGTTAGGCGAAGCCATCAACGATCGACTTATGCGAGCGGCTACCCCTTATCAGGACTAATAATTAACGTGGGAATCCCTTCAGGGGCATCACGCACCGTACAGACCTGAGTGCCAGACTTGCGTCCAGCGCGCACAGGAGACATATCAAACCCCGCCGTACTCAACCGCGCCTGTGCGGCGGCACAATCCCTAACCTGCCACGCCAAGCCCCACAATGTATCATGCACCTTGTTGTCATCCCGCTTACCAATAACTTCCACCGTTGTGCCCCCAACCAGAAAAAATAACATCATGCCACCCCACTTAGGTTCATCCCGTGCAAGAGCTAACCGCAACCCCAACCCCTCGGGCCCAAAAAATTCTCGAGCCCTCTCTGAAAACCCCGTCTGCACAACAACATGGTCAAGAGCATGAACGGGCGAACCCGCCGCACCCATCAACGCATCCGGTGCATCTGGCAAACCATCAGGGGTATCGTGCTGAATTAAAAACATAAAAATCCCGTTGGCACTCTCACTGTCAATCATGGCATTGCGCCAACGCCGAACCGCTCCAGTTGCCTCATCACGGCCTTCACCCTCTTGGGGGTCTGCTATCACAATGCCCCGTTCCCGCAAATCTCTGACAGCACTCTCAATATTCTCCGTCCCGAACGCCAATCCTGTAAGCCCAGGCGTCCACTCACCACGGTGTAACAAAACGCTGTCTTCTCCCACAGGGGCCAGCAGTTCCAAATACGTATTCCCCAACCGAAACAGGCTGTTTACCGTACCGTACGCCTCATGGCCTCCCCGCCATGAGGCCCTATACCCCAACAGCCTCTCCCAAGAGAGAGTTGCCGCCTCAAGGTCATGAACGGCTACGATAATATGGTCAAGCGTGCTAATCATAGGAGCCTCCAACGCCCCCCATCATAAAGATGCCATGACCCAGCGCCAACTTAAAACACCCGATACCCCCAACAAGCAAGCGGTGCTTTCTGAATTTCAATCTATTGTGGGGGAATCTCATGTGCTGACAGGTCAGAAAGCCATGACTCCCTATCTCGAGGAGTGGCGTGGCGTCTGGCATGGAGCAGCACTGGCGGTGGTGCGTCCAGCCTCCACCCAACAGGTGGCTGATGTTGTAGCATGTGCAGTCGCTAATTCAATCAAAATTATACCCCAAGGGGGCAATACGGGTCTGGTGGGAGGGCAGATTGCTTTTGACGAGGAACGAGAGATTATTGTCTCTCTTACCCGGATGAACAACATTCTCAACCTTGATGCGGCCAACAACACCATCACCGTTGAAGCAGGGTGTGTGTTGCACAATGTTCAAGAGGCCGCCACTCAAGGAGGGCGTTTGTTTCCTCTCTCTCTCTCTTCTGAAGGCACGGCTCAGATAGGGGGGTTGCTATCCACCAATGCAGGAGGGACAGCCGTCTTGCGTTATGGCTCCATGCGCGCCCTTGTTCTGGGCCTTGAGGTGGTGCTGGCGGATGGACATATATGGAACGGCCTGACCCATCTATACAAAGACAACACAGGCTACGACCTCAAACAACTCTTTCTGGGAGCTGAAGGCACGCTGGGCATTATCACGGCAGCGGTCTTGAGGCTTTACCCCCAACCCCGTGCCATGGTGACGGCCTTTGCAGCCTTACCTTCTGTCAGTGCCGCTTTAGATTTTTTTACTCTGGGATTAGAAAAAAGCGGTGGTCTTGTGAGCGCCTTCGAACTCATCCCCCGCATCGGGCTTGAACTGACTTTGCGGCACCATCCTGAAAGTCGTGCGCCCTGCTCAACTCATACACCGTGGTATACACTTGTTGAGTTATCAAGTGGCATGGAGTCTGCCGCTTTACGCTCCGTCATGGTCTCTCTTTTAGAGAACGCTCTTGAACGTGGTATTATTGTCGATGCTGCCGTGGCCGACTCCCTTGCCCAAAGCGAGGCATTCTGGCGCTTGCGGGAGAACATGTCAGAGGCCCAAAAGCGGGAGGGGGCAAGCCTCAAGCATGATATTTCTGTCCCTCTATCCTATGTGCCTGATTTCATTGACACCACCACCAAAGCCGTTGTTGATTATTTGACTGGTGTGCGGCCTGTTCCGTTTGGTCACATGGGAGATGGTAACATTCACTTTAACCTAAGCCAGCCAGAGAATATGCAAGCGGCAGACTTCCTTGCCATGGCCCCTGCTTTTCAGACTCTCGTTCATGATAGAGTTCATGCTATGGGAGGCTCCATCAGCGCCGAGCATGGGATCGGTCTTATGAAGCGTGACGAAAATATTGCCCGCAAAAGTGACGTAGAACTAGATCTCATGGTGCGTCTTAAACGCGCTCTTGACCCTGATGGCATATTAAACCCGGGCAAAATCGTACCCTCCCAAGAGGAAACCTAAAACAAAGATGTCTGCCGCAAGACCGGTTGTGGCACAACGCGCTCCAGCAAAGCTGGATCATCTTCTGCAACCCGATTGATCCGCTTAGATATAGGCCACGCCTCCATAAAATCATCCGGCGCAGACACCAAAAACTCCCGCAGAGAAAGCACTTCACTCTCCGGCGTCTCTAGCCATGACGCCCAACCAGCCTCATCAATAATGACCGGCATTCGATGATGATACGGCCGTAAAGTCTTGTTAGCCTCAGTAGTAACAATGGTAAAAGAAACCCTGTCCCGAACAGCAGCCATGGCAAAAGGACACCTATCCTGACGCGCAACAGCAAAAGGCTCTCCTTCCGCACCTGATTGTTTGCGCCATTCATAAAAAGCATCCGCCGGAACCAAACACCGCCCCCTACGAAACGCTTGCCTAAAAGAAGGCTTGTCCGCCACTGTCTCCGCCCGCGCATTAATAAGCGGCGCCCTTTCAATATTCCCCACATTTGACAACCCCCAACGCATCATCACCATACGGCGCTCTCCAGCCGTTTGGCAGACAACCGGTGCACTTTGAGTAGGGGCTATGTTATATTGAGGGATATTATGAGTTGCCACACCCTTGCACTCAAATAGCGCCGCAAGATCTTCCGAGGATTGGATCAAGGCATAACGTCCACACATGACTTAAATTCTCCTCCATATCCGCACCAGTGAGCGCCCGGCTAGCACTTTACCCCCCCGCCCTCTATAATGGGCCACTATCAGAAAACTCTAAGAGGGTATTTATGTATAAACCGTTTGACCTTAAGGGGAAAGTAACCCTTATCACCGGTGGCAATCGCGGTATTGGCCTTGGTATGGCGGAAGCGCTGGCTCAGGCAGGCGCAGATGTTGCCATTTGGGGTACCAGCGAAGAGCGCAATGTCAAGGCAAAAGAAGCACTCGCCGTCCATGGTGGACGTGTAGTATCGCGACGCATCAATGTTGCAGAAGAAAAAGAAGTGGCCGATGGCATGGCGGCTACCATCGCCGAGATGGGACGCGTGGACGCCGTCTTTGCCAATGCCGGAATCGGGGCCCTTAGCGGCCCGTTTACAGACATGCCTACCGAACAATACCGGAAAGTGTTAAGTGTTAATCTGGATGGCG contains the following coding sequences:
- a CDS encoding VOC family protein, producing the protein MISTLDHIIVAVHDLEAATLSWERLLGYRASWRGGHEAYGTVNSLFRLGNTYLELLAPVGEDSVLLHRGEWTPGLTGLAFGTENIESAVRDLRERGIVIADPQEGEGRDEATGAVRRWRNAMIDSESANGIFMFLIQHDTPDGLPDAPDALMGAAGSPVHALDHVVVQTGFSERAREFFGPEGLGLRLALARDEPKWGGMMLFFLVGGTTVEVIGKRDDNKVHDTLWGLAWQVRDCAAAQARLSTAGFDMSPVRAGRKSGTQVCTVRDAPEGIPTLIISPDKG
- a CDS encoding FAD-binding oxidoreductase, with translation MTQRQLKTPDTPNKQAVLSEFQSIVGESHVLTGQKAMTPYLEEWRGVWHGAALAVVRPASTQQVADVVACAVANSIKIIPQGGNTGLVGGQIAFDEEREIIVSLTRMNNILNLDAANNTITVEAGCVLHNVQEAATQGGRLFPLSLSSEGTAQIGGLLSTNAGGTAVLRYGSMRALVLGLEVVLADGHIWNGLTHLYKDNTGYDLKQLFLGAEGTLGIITAAVLRLYPQPRAMVTAFAALPSVSAALDFFTLGLEKSGGLVSAFELIPRIGLELTLRHHPESRAPCSTHTPWYTLVELSSGMESAALRSVMVSLLENALERGIIVDAAVADSLAQSEAFWRLRENMSEAQKREGASLKHDISVPLSYVPDFIDTTTKAVVDYLTGVRPVPFGHMGDGNIHFNLSQPENMQAADFLAMAPAFQTLVHDRVHAMGGSISAEHGIGLMKRDENIARKSDVELDLMVRLKRALDPDGILNPGKIVPSQEET
- a CDS encoding SOS response-associated peptidase is translated as MCGRYALIQSSEDLAALFECKGVATHNIPQYNIAPTQSAPVVCQTAGERRMVMMRWGLSNVGNIERAPLINARAETVADKPSFRQAFRRGRCLVPADAFYEWRKQSGAEGEPFAVARQDRCPFAMAAVRDRVSFTIVTTEANKTLRPYHHRMPVIIDEAGWASWLETPESEVLSLREFLVSAPDDFMEAWPISKRINRVAEDDPALLERVVPQPVLRQTSLF